The proteins below are encoded in one region of Arenibacter algicola:
- the thrA gene encoding bifunctional aspartate kinase/homoserine dehydrogenase I, with protein sequence MKVLKFGGTSVANANNISLVKNIIADLGSNKSIVVVSALGGITDLLLKTAALASAQDQTYKNILKEIEDRHLITIKELIPIHSQSKVLSKVKSELNTLETLLEGAYLIGEITPKLSDKIVSYGELLSSYIISEYFIVEGIDTVHADSRQLIKTNSNFGKAAVNFDLTNKNITDYVNNCNKSVIIMGGFIASAVNGDSTTLGRGGSDYTAAIVANAINAEVLEIWTDVSGMYTANPKIVKQAMAIPHISYEEAMELSHFGAKVLYPPTIQPVLTKGISIVIKNTFDPNSPGTLITKNKNGQGKTVRGISHVENIALVSLEGPGMVGITGISKRFFEVLSTAGISVVMITQASSEHSICIGIDNQDADHAVQVINDAFDIEISLGKIKPVVAEKDLAIIALVGDNMKSHQGLSGKMFSTLGKNNVNIRAIAQGASERNISAVILKEDVKKALNTLHEEFFEENIKQLNLFVMGVGNVGAKFLNQIQSQKKYLKEKLKLNIRVIGMSNSRTMIFDEDGIALKNWEELLNKGEKTNLDLFFQKVKKLNYRNSIFVDNTASQKVSETYNSYLRNSISVVTCNKIACSSAYDNYQELKDLARQYNAPFLFETNVGAGLPIIDTLKHLVASGDKILKIQAVLSGSLNFVFNNFNDSTTFHDVVKQAQVEGYTEPDPKIDLSGVDVMRKILILARESGNVLNIEDIQNNSFLPLESLETTNNEDFFKSLTKYEDSFQEMYKKAVEEDSKLKYVAQFENGKASVGLQRIPKGHDFYNLEGSDNIVLFYTERYPNQPMIIKGAGAGADVTASGIFADIIRIGNF encoded by the coding sequence ATGAAAGTTCTAAAATTCGGTGGTACTTCAGTGGCCAACGCCAATAATATAAGTTTAGTAAAAAATATAATTGCAGACCTTGGGTCCAACAAAAGCATTGTAGTAGTTTCCGCTCTTGGCGGAATTACAGATCTTCTTTTAAAGACGGCAGCTCTAGCTTCCGCACAGGATCAAACCTACAAAAACATCCTAAAGGAAATAGAGGACAGACACCTTATTACCATTAAGGAACTAATCCCTATTCATTCCCAAAGTAAGGTGCTAAGTAAAGTAAAGAGTGAGCTTAACACCTTGGAAACACTTTTGGAAGGGGCATATTTAATTGGGGAAATTACACCGAAACTATCGGACAAAATTGTTAGTTATGGAGAGTTGCTGTCTTCCTATATAATAAGCGAATATTTTATTGTTGAAGGAATAGATACCGTTCATGCCGATAGCAGACAGCTTATAAAAACAAACTCCAATTTTGGAAAAGCAGCCGTTAACTTTGATCTGACGAACAAAAATATTACCGACTACGTCAACAACTGTAATAAATCCGTAATTATTATGGGAGGCTTTATTGCTTCTGCCGTAAATGGAGATTCCACTACCTTGGGCCGTGGAGGATCGGACTATACTGCTGCCATTGTTGCAAACGCCATAAATGCGGAAGTTCTGGAAATATGGACAGACGTAAGCGGCATGTATACTGCCAACCCTAAAATAGTAAAGCAGGCCATGGCCATTCCTCATATTTCTTATGAGGAAGCAATGGAACTATCCCATTTTGGTGCGAAGGTTCTTTATCCGCCTACGATACAACCGGTATTGACCAAAGGAATTTCCATAGTTATCAAAAACACCTTTGATCCAAATTCTCCTGGCACTTTGATTACCAAGAATAAAAATGGACAAGGAAAAACTGTACGGGGAATAAGCCATGTGGAAAATATTGCCCTAGTGTCCCTTGAAGGTCCAGGAATGGTAGGAATTACAGGGATTTCCAAGCGCTTTTTCGAAGTACTTTCAACTGCTGGCATCAGTGTTGTTATGATTACCCAGGCATCGTCCGAACATTCTATCTGTATAGGAATAGACAATCAGGATGCGGACCATGCGGTTCAAGTTATCAATGATGCATTTGACATAGAAATTTCACTCGGAAAAATAAAACCGGTAGTTGCAGAGAAAGATTTGGCCATCATTGCCCTGGTCGGAGACAACATGAAAAGTCATCAAGGTCTTAGCGGAAAAATGTTCAGCACCCTAGGTAAGAACAACGTTAATATCCGTGCTATAGCCCAAGGAGCTTCTGAACGTAACATATCTGCCGTAATCCTCAAAGAGGATGTAAAAAAGGCACTCAATACCTTACATGAGGAATTTTTTGAGGAAAATATAAAACAGCTGAATCTGTTCGTCATGGGAGTCGGTAATGTTGGGGCCAAGTTCTTGAACCAAATACAATCACAAAAAAAGTATTTAAAGGAGAAACTAAAACTTAATATCAGGGTTATTGGGATGTCCAATTCCAGAACTATGATATTCGATGAAGACGGCATTGCCCTTAAGAACTGGGAAGAATTGCTAAACAAGGGAGAAAAGACCAATCTAGACCTATTCTTCCAAAAGGTAAAAAAACTGAATTACCGAAATAGCATCTTTGTAGACAATACCGCCAGTCAGAAGGTTTCGGAAACTTACAATTCATATTTAAGGAATAGTATTTCCGTTGTTACCTGCAATAAAATAGCCTGTTCATCTGCCTATGACAATTATCAGGAGTTAAAAGATCTGGCCAGACAGTACAACGCTCCCTTTCTTTTTGAAACAAATGTTGGTGCAGGCCTACCCATTATAGACACTTTAAAGCACCTAGTAGCTTCGGGCGACAAAATATTAAAAATTCAAGCTGTACTTTCAGGTAGTCTAAATTTTGTATTCAACAATTTTAATGACAGTACCACTTTCCACGATGTAGTAAAACAAGCTCAAGTGGAAGGATATACAGAGCCCGACCCCAAAATAGATTTGAGCGGGGTGGATGTAATGCGGAAAATATTGATCCTTGCCAGGGAAAGTGGTAACGTATTGAACATAGAGGACATCCAAAATAATTCTTTTCTACCTCTGGAAAGTTTGGAAACAACCAACAATGAAGATTTCTTCAAATCGCTGACCAAGTATGAAGATTCGTTTCAGGAGATGTACAAAAAGGCGGTTGAGGAAGACAGCAAATTGAAATATGTGGCACAATTCGAAAATGGAAAAGCCAGTGTGGGCCTACAACGGATACCTAAGGGACATGATTTCTATAATTTGGAAGGAAGTGATAATATTGTATTGTTCTATACAGAACGTTATCCCAACCAACCCATGATAATAAAAGGGGCCGGAGCCGGTGCTGATGTCACTGCCTCTGGTATCTTCGCAGATATTATACGCATCGGCAATTTCTAA
- a CDS encoding bifunctional ADP-dependent NAD(P)H-hydrate dehydratase/NAD(P)H-hydrate epimerase, which translates to MKIFNAKQIYEADKFTIDKQQITSEQLMERAAIRIFNWMHSRMQGAQAKIHLFCGIGNNGGDGLVLARHLQDHDYNIEVFVVNYSEHRSKDFLINLDRLKEKGVWPNFLNEESELPDIGKDDIIVDAIFGIGLNRVPDEWVIGLMQHLNNSKAFVLSIDMPSGLFMEAGLPNTEGVIKANYVLTFQVPKLVFFLPETGKYVDHWEVLDIGLDQEFLFKLKSHYELIGKNEVRSMYIPREKYSHKGSYGHSLIVGGSYGKIGAVVLAAKGSMLAGSGLVTAYVPKCGYLPLQTALPEAMVLTDNEEVEISKIDFDMLPSVIGIGVGMGTTATTVKAFSDFLKGNKLPLVIDADGLNILSKNQDLFKVVPPQTVLTPHPKELERIIGKWADDFDKLKKAKEFSEKYDCILVIKGANTITVYRDMGYVNTTGNPGMATGGSGDVLTGIITGLIAQGYSALNAAIFGVYIHGKAADIAVEKCGFQALIASGILDNIGKAYLDLFQVSEPDAATGESEQ; encoded by the coding sequence ATGAAGATTTTTAATGCCAAACAGATATACGAAGCTGACAAATTCACAATAGATAAGCAGCAGATTACTAGTGAACAGCTTATGGAGCGGGCCGCAATTCGGATTTTTAATTGGATGCATTCTAGAATGCAGGGTGCCCAGGCCAAAATTCATTTGTTCTGTGGTATAGGCAACAATGGCGGGGATGGGCTGGTACTTGCCAGACATTTGCAGGATCATGATTATAATATCGAGGTATTTGTTGTTAACTATAGCGAACACAGGTCCAAGGATTTTTTAATAAATCTGGATCGTTTAAAAGAGAAAGGTGTCTGGCCCAATTTTTTAAATGAAGAATCGGAATTGCCCGATATTGGAAAAGATGATATTATTGTGGATGCAATTTTTGGGATAGGCTTGAACAGGGTTCCTGATGAATGGGTGATTGGGCTTATGCAGCACCTTAACAACTCAAAAGCCTTTGTTCTGTCAATAGATATGCCTTCCGGACTTTTTATGGAAGCTGGTCTGCCCAATACAGAGGGGGTAATAAAAGCCAATTACGTGCTTACTTTTCAAGTGCCAAAACTTGTTTTTTTTCTTCCTGAAACGGGTAAATATGTGGATCATTGGGAGGTTCTGGATATTGGCTTGGACCAAGAGTTCTTGTTTAAGTTAAAATCACATTATGAGTTGATAGGGAAGAACGAAGTCCGGTCCATGTACATTCCCCGGGAGAAGTATTCGCATAAGGGCAGCTACGGCCATTCCTTAATAGTTGGTGGAAGTTATGGGAAGATCGGGGCCGTTGTTTTGGCTGCAAAAGGAAGTATGTTGGCAGGAAGCGGATTGGTTACGGCCTATGTCCCAAAGTGTGGGTATTTGCCATTGCAGACGGCATTGCCGGAAGCCATGGTACTCACGGATAATGAAGAAGTGGAAATTTCCAAAATAGATTTTGATATGCTGCCCAGCGTGATCGGTATTGGTGTTGGAATGGGAACAACCGCAACTACAGTTAAGGCTTTTTCTGATTTTCTCAAGGGGAATAAACTGCCATTGGTCATAGACGCCGACGGATTGAACATACTTTCCAAAAATCAGGACTTGTTCAAAGTAGTGCCTCCGCAAACCGTATTAACTCCGCACCCAAAGGAGTTGGAGCGTATAATTGGGAAATGGGCGGATGATTTTGACAAGTTGAAAAAAGCAAAGGAGTTCTCTGAAAAATACGATTGCATTTTAGTTATAAAAGGGGCAAATACCATTACTGTTTATAGGGATATGGGCTATGTTAACACCACGGGAAATCCAGGCATGGCCACTGGGGGGAGCGGGGATGTGTTAACAGGGATAATCACGGGCTTGATCGCTCAGGGTTATTCTGCATTAAATGCTGCTATTTTTGGGGTATACATCCATGGGAAAGCCGCAGATATTGCGGTAGAGAAATGTGGCTTTCAGGCCTTGATAGCCAGTGGGATATTGGATAATATTGGCAAGGCGTATTTGGATCTTTTTCAAGTTTCTGAACCTGATGCTGCCACTGGTGAAAGTGAGCAATAG
- a CDS encoding ATP-dependent Clp protease ATP-binding subunit, which translates to MDDNFSPRVKDVIAYSKEEALRLGHDFIGTEHLMLGLLRDGNGKAISILDALDVDLDHLRRKVEILSPANPNAGAAQKDKKNLHLTRQAERALKTTFLEAKLFQSSSINTAHLLLCILRNENDPTTKLLHKLKVDYDGVKDQFKSMITSDDDYIDSPTSESFPSDSDEPSEEKEGTFGTSGTGQKGSKKSKTPVLDNFGRDLTKMAEENKLDPVVGREKEIERVSQILSRRKKNNPLLIGEPGVGKSAIAEGLALRIINKKVSRILYNKRVVTLDLASLVAGTKYRGQFEERMKAVMNELEKNDDVILFIDEIHTIVGAGGATGSLDASNMFKPALARGEIQCIGATTLDEYRQYIEKDGALERRFQKVIVEPTTVTETIEILKNIKGKYEDHHNVIYTDEAIIACVKLTNRYMTDRYLPDKAIDALDEAGSRVHIVNMDVPKQILELEKQLEDVRELKNTVVKKQKYEEAAKLRDDEKRIEKDLAIAQERWEEDSKLHKETVTEDNVADVVSMMSGIPVNRIAQTESNKLAELPKLIKSNVIGQDEAVAKVAKAIQRNRAGLKDPNKPIGSFIFLGQTGVGKTQLAKILAKELFDSEDALIRVDMSEYMEKFAISRLVGAPPGYVGYEEGGQLTEKVRRKPYSVILLDEIEKAHPDVFNMLLQVLDDGYLTDSLGRKIDFRNTIIIMTSNIGARQLKDFGQGVGFGTSAKKAQADTHQKSVIENALKKAFAPEFLNRIDDVVVFNALEREDIHRIIDIELKKLYLRIKDIGYDLQLTDKAKDYIAEKGFDKQYGARPLKRAIQKYIEDALAEEIVNSKLEEGDTIHMDLDEAKEELTIKIKKAEKSSKT; encoded by the coding sequence ATGGACGACAATTTTTCCCCTAGAGTAAAAGATGTTATTGCTTACAGTAAGGAAGAGGCCTTAAGACTAGGCCACGACTTCATTGGAACCGAGCATTTAATGCTGGGATTACTGCGGGACGGTAATGGAAAAGCAATAAGCATTTTAGACGCATTGGACGTAGACTTGGATCACTTGAGAAGAAAAGTGGAGATATTAAGTCCCGCCAATCCAAATGCTGGCGCTGCACAAAAGGACAAAAAGAACCTGCATCTGACCAGACAGGCGGAGCGTGCACTGAAAACAACATTTTTGGAAGCTAAATTATTTCAAAGCTCCTCTATCAATACGGCCCATTTATTACTATGTATTTTACGTAATGAAAACGACCCTACGACAAAATTATTACATAAATTAAAAGTGGACTATGACGGAGTAAAAGACCAGTTTAAATCAATGATAACAAGTGATGATGATTATATAGACTCTCCTACCTCGGAATCTTTTCCCAGTGATTCCGATGAGCCCAGTGAGGAAAAGGAAGGCACTTTTGGCACTTCCGGTACCGGGCAAAAGGGAAGCAAAAAATCGAAAACCCCCGTATTGGACAATTTTGGTCGCGACCTGACCAAAATGGCAGAAGAAAACAAATTGGATCCCGTAGTGGGCCGTGAAAAGGAAATTGAAAGGGTTTCCCAAATTCTTAGCAGAAGAAAAAAGAACAATCCTCTGCTGATAGGAGAGCCCGGTGTTGGTAAAAGTGCCATTGCCGAAGGCCTAGCCCTGAGGATAATCAACAAGAAAGTTTCCAGAATCCTTTACAATAAAAGGGTAGTGACTCTGGATTTGGCTTCTTTGGTAGCCGGTACCAAATACCGTGGCCAGTTTGAAGAGCGAATGAAGGCGGTTATGAACGAACTGGAAAAAAACGACGATGTTATCCTGTTCATAGATGAGATCCACACTATAGTTGGGGCCGGTGGCGCCACAGGCAGTTTGGATGCTTCCAATATGTTTAAGCCAGCACTGGCCAGAGGTGAAATTCAATGTATAGGAGCCACTACTTTGGACGAGTACAGACAATATATAGAAAAAGATGGCGCTCTGGAAAGACGGTTTCAAAAGGTAATCGTAGAGCCTACCACTGTAACCGAGACCATTGAGATCTTAAAAAATATCAAAGGCAAATACGAGGATCACCATAACGTTATATACACCGATGAGGCCATAATTGCCTGTGTAAAACTTACCAACAGGTATATGACGGACAGATATTTACCGGACAAGGCCATTGATGCCCTGGACGAGGCAGGTTCTCGAGTTCATATCGTTAATATGGATGTTCCAAAACAAATTTTGGAACTGGAAAAACAGTTGGAAGACGTTCGTGAACTAAAAAATACGGTCGTTAAAAAACAGAAATACGAGGAAGCCGCCAAACTAAGGGACGATGAAAAACGAATAGAGAAAGATTTGGCCATTGCCCAAGAACGATGGGAGGAAGACAGTAAGCTCCACAAAGAAACAGTTACTGAAGACAATGTTGCGGACGTGGTCTCCATGATGAGCGGTATTCCCGTAAACAGGATTGCACAAACAGAAAGCAACAAACTGGCCGAATTGCCAAAACTGATCAAGAGCAATGTAATTGGTCAGGACGAAGCAGTTGCCAAAGTTGCCAAAGCAATCCAACGTAACCGGGCCGGTCTAAAAGATCCGAACAAACCTATTGGTTCCTTCATCTTTTTAGGGCAGACAGGGGTAGGTAAAACACAACTTGCCAAAATACTGGCCAAGGAGTTATTCGATTCAGAGGACGCCTTGATCAGAGTGGATATGAGTGAATATATGGAGAAATTTGCCATATCAAGACTTGTTGGTGCACCTCCAGGATATGTCGGATACGAAGAAGGCGGACAGTTGACCGAAAAGGTACGCCGTAAGCCCTATTCCGTTATTCTGTTGGACGAAATTGAAAAGGCACATCCAGATGTATTCAATATGCTTCTACAAGTGCTGGATGATGGTTATTTAACGGATAGTCTTGGTAGAAAGATCGATTTCAGAAATACGATCATCATAATGACCTCCAACATTGGAGCAAGACAGTTAAAGGATTTTGGCCAAGGAGTTGGTTTTGGAACTTCCGCAAAAAAGGCACAGGCAGACACCCATCAAAAAAGTGTTATCGAAAACGCCCTAAAGAAGGCCTTTGCTCCGGAATTCTTAAACAGAATAGACGACGTTGTTGTATTTAACGCTCTGGAACGTGAAGATATCCACAGGATAATCGATATTGAGCTGAAGAAACTATACCTCAGGATCAAGGATATTGGATATGATTTGCAGCTAACAGATAAGGCCAAGGATTATATTGCCGAAAAAGGCTTTGACAAACAATACGGTGCCAGGCCACTTAAAAGAGCAATTCAAAAATATATTGAGGATGCTCTGGCGGAAGAAATCGTAAATTCCAAATTGGAGGAAGGCGATACTATTCATATGGATCTTGACGAGGCCAAGGAAGAGCTCACCATTAAGATCAAAAAAGCAGAAAAGTCGTCCAAAACCTAA
- the gyrA gene encoding DNA gyrase subunit A — protein sequence MAEGEKLIPINIEDEMKSAYIDYSMSVIVSRALPDVRDGLKPVHRRVLFGMHELGVRSNSAHKKSARIVGEVLGKYHPHGDTSVYDSMVRMAQEWSLRYMLVDGQGNFGSVDGDSPAAMRYTEARMRKIADDMLADIDKDTVDHQLNFDDSLQEPTVLPTRIPNLLINGASGIAVGMATNMPPHNLSEVVDGTVAYIDNNDIEIDELITHIKAPDFPTGGIIYGYDGVKEAFHTGRGRVVMRAKANFEEVQGRESIVVTEIPYQINKADMIKKTADLVNEKKIEGISTIRDESDRNGMRIVYILKRDAIPNIVLNTLYKYTSLQSSFSVNNIALVKGRPQLLNVKEMIHYFVEHRHEVVVRRTEFELKKAEDRAHILEGLIIASDNIDEVIAIIRASSNADEAREKLMERFKLSEIQAKAIVEMRLRQLTGLEQDKLRSEYEEIILTIADLKDILAKKERRMQIIKDELLEVKDKYGDNRRSEINFAGGDLSMEDMIPDEQVVITISHAGYIKRTPLSEYKTQNRGGVGQKASSTRNEDFLEHLFVGTNHQYMLFFTQKGKCFWMRVYEIPEGTKTSKGRAIQNLINIENDDMVKAFICTQDLKDEEYVNSHYVIMATKKGIVKKTSLEQYSRPRQNGINAISVREDDELLEAKLTTGASQIFLGLKSGKAIRFEEVKTRPMGRNASGVRGITLAHDNDEVIGMVAVHNFEEEILVVSENGYGKRSSIEDYRITNRGGKGVKTISITDKTGGLVAIKNVSDSDDLMIINKSGIAIRMSVEDLRVMGRATQGVRLINIKGNDSIAAVAKVMKDEDEIDDIADLEVDAKEEDGTALDNDNAETKE from the coding sequence ATGGCAGAAGGAGAAAAATTAATTCCGATTAACATTGAAGATGAAATGAAATCTGCCTACATTGATTACTCAATGTCGGTCATTGTGTCACGTGCCCTGCCAGATGTTAGGGATGGTTTAAAGCCAGTGCATAGAAGGGTTTTGTTCGGAATGCATGAGTTAGGTGTTAGATCTAATAGTGCCCATAAAAAATCCGCGCGTATTGTCGGGGAAGTATTAGGTAAGTATCATCCACACGGGGATACTTCTGTTTATGATTCCATGGTGCGTATGGCTCAGGAGTGGAGTTTAAGGTATATGTTGGTCGATGGCCAGGGAAACTTTGGTTCCGTTGATGGTGACAGTCCTGCAGCTATGCGTTATACGGAGGCCCGTATGCGTAAAATTGCGGATGATATGTTGGCCGATATAGATAAGGATACGGTGGATCATCAATTGAATTTTGATGATTCCTTGCAAGAGCCAACGGTACTCCCTACCAGAATACCTAATTTATTGATCAATGGTGCCTCGGGTATTGCAGTAGGTATGGCGACCAATATGCCACCCCACAACCTTTCCGAAGTAGTTGACGGTACCGTAGCCTATATTGACAATAACGATATTGAGATCGATGAGCTTATTACCCATATCAAAGCGCCGGATTTTCCAACAGGTGGTATAATTTATGGCTATGATGGGGTTAAGGAGGCCTTTCATACAGGACGTGGTCGTGTGGTAATGAGGGCGAAAGCCAATTTTGAGGAAGTTCAGGGACGGGAGAGTATTGTAGTGACTGAAATTCCATATCAGATCAACAAGGCGGACATGATCAAGAAGACTGCCGATCTTGTCAATGAAAAAAAGATAGAAGGTATTTCTACCATTAGGGACGAATCGGATAGGAACGGTATGCGTATCGTATATATCCTTAAAAGGGATGCTATTCCAAATATCGTTCTAAATACGTTGTACAAATATACTTCGTTACAGTCCTCTTTTAGTGTTAATAACATTGCACTGGTAAAGGGAAGACCGCAATTGTTGAATGTTAAGGAGATGATCCACTATTTTGTGGAGCACCGCCATGAGGTAGTAGTAAGGCGTACAGAGTTTGAGCTTAAGAAGGCGGAAGACAGGGCGCACATCTTAGAAGGACTTATTATAGCCTCGGATAATATAGACGAGGTAATTGCTATCATAAGAGCTTCTTCCAATGCTGATGAGGCCAGGGAAAAGCTTATGGAGCGCTTTAAGCTTAGTGAAATCCAGGCAAAGGCCATTGTTGAAATGCGTTTACGCCAATTGACAGGTCTGGAGCAGGATAAATTAAGGTCGGAATACGAGGAGATAATATTGACCATTGCCGATTTAAAGGATATTCTTGCCAAGAAAGAGCGTAGGATGCAGATCATTAAGGATGAGCTCTTGGAGGTTAAGGACAAGTATGGAGATAACCGTCGTTCCGAAATAAATTTTGCCGGTGGTGACTTAAGTATGGAGGATATGATTCCTGATGAGCAAGTGGTAATTACCATTTCCCACGCCGGTTATATTAAAAGAACACCCCTTTCAGAATATAAGACCCAAAACAGGGGTGGTGTTGGTCAAAAAGCATCTTCCACCAGAAATGAAGATTTCTTGGAACACCTTTTCGTGGGTACTAACCACCAATATATGTTGTTCTTTACCCAAAAGGGTAAATGTTTCTGGATGCGGGTCTATGAAATTCCGGAGGGAACCAAAACTTCCAAAGGCCGTGCTATCCAAAACTTGATCAATATTGAGAACGATGATATGGTGAAAGCCTTCATATGTACACAGGATTTGAAGGATGAGGAATATGTAAACAGTCATTATGTTATTATGGCCACGAAAAAGGGTATCGTTAAAAAGACCTCTTTGGAGCAATACTCAAGGCCAAGACAGAATGGTATCAATGCAATAAGCGTCCGTGAGGACGATGAACTTTTGGAAGCTAAACTCACTACAGGTGCCAGTCAGATATTCCTGGGATTAAAGTCCGGTAAGGCCATTAGGTTCGAGGAGGTAAAGACGAGACCTATGGGTAGAAATGCCTCCGGTGTTCGTGGAATTACCTTGGCACATGATAACGATGAGGTAATAGGAATGGTGGCCGTACATAATTTTGAAGAGGAAATATTGGTAGTGTCGGAGAATGGGTACGGAAAACGTTCCAGTATTGAAGACTATAGAATCACCAACAGAGGAGGTAAAGGGGTGAAGACCATTTCCATTACCGACAAAACAGGTGGATTGGTAGCTATTAAAAATGTTTCGGACTCAGATGATTTAATGATTATCAATAAATCGGGCATCGCGATTAGGATGAGTGTTGAGGATTTAAGGGTAATGGGTAGGGCAACACAGGGTGTTCGACTCATTAATATTAAAGGCAACGATTCCATTGCGGCTGTGGCTAAAGTGATGAAGGACGAAGATGAAATAGATGACATTGCAGACCTAGAGGTAGATGCCAAAGAAGAAGATGGCACGGCTCTTGATAATGATAATGCGGAAACCAAAGAATAA
- a CDS encoding tetratricopeptide repeat protein codes for MKTNILILSTMFFSVVGIAQKDEIKTADKALKSGDAMAAKTALDGASSLIASADEKMQAQYYFLRGTAYAELAKKGTAGAFDEAISSFKKVSEVEEKSGKAKYGSDAKEKLSGMTADLINSAVEDNNNKNYEEAAGKLYMGYQLSPQDTVYLYYAASSAVNGGHYEKALKYYNELKDLGYDGGGMVYKATNVSTGEVEEMEKTQRELMVKSGAYKDPVDEKTPSKTTEIVKNIALIYTQLGQDDNALEAYKDARAKDPKDVNLILNEANLYYKMGDKEKFKALMAEASEVAPDNPDLFYNVGVINMEQGLIEDARKAYKRAIEINPGYVNAQLNLSTTYVNEGNGLIDEMNSLGNSKKDIARYDELKEKKDSLFRDGAIILEDALKLNPDNQSILSQLKNIYGALGDNENFLRLKKLTGE; via the coding sequence ATGAAAACAAATATTTTAATACTCTCGACTATGTTTTTTTCGGTAGTCGGAATTGCTCAAAAGGATGAGATCAAAACGGCTGATAAAGCGTTAAAGTCGGGCGATGCCATGGCTGCGAAAACAGCATTGGATGGTGCATCTTCACTAATTGCCAGTGCAGATGAAAAAATGCAGGCCCAATATTACTTTTTGAGGGGAACTGCTTATGCCGAACTGGCCAAAAAAGGCACCGCCGGTGCTTTTGATGAAGCTATTTCTTCCTTTAAAAAAGTAAGTGAAGTAGAGGAGAAGAGTGGTAAGGCCAAGTACGGATCGGATGCCAAGGAAAAACTTTCTGGCATGACTGCCGACCTTATTAATTCTGCTGTAGAAGATAACAACAATAAAAACTACGAGGAAGCGGCCGGTAAACTCTATATGGGTTACCAATTAAGCCCACAGGATACTGTTTATCTTTATTATGCGGCCAGTAGTGCTGTAAATGGAGGGCATTATGAGAAGGCGCTAAAATATTACAACGAGTTAAAAGATTTGGGTTATGATGGAGGCGGAATGGTCTACAAGGCTACCAACGTGTCTACTGGTGAAGTAGAAGAGATGGAGAAAACCCAAAGAGAGCTAATGGTTAAATCTGGTGCCTATAAGGATCCAGTGGACGAGAAGACTCCTTCAAAAACTACGGAAATTGTTAAGAATATTGCCTTGATTTATACACAATTGGGTCAAGATGACAATGCCTTGGAGGCCTATAAGGATGCTAGGGCAAAAGACCCAAAAGATGTGAACTTGATCCTGAACGAGGCCAACCTTTACTATAAGATGGGCGATAAGGAGAAATTTAAGGCTTTAATGGCAGAAGCTTCTGAAGTTGCTCCTGATAACCCGGATTTGTTCTACAATGTTGGTGTCATCAATATGGAACAAGGGTTAATTGAAGACGCAAGGAAAGCTTATAAAAGGGCAATCGAAATTAATCCAGGATATGTGAATGCGCAATTGAACCTGTCTACCACGTATGTCAATGAAGGAAATGGCCTGATAGATGAAATGAATTCACTTGGAAATTCCAAAAAAGATATCGCTAGATATGATGAGTTAAAGGAGAAAAAGGATAGCTTGTTCCGTGATGGGGCTATAATCTTGGAGGATGCACTAAAATTGAACCCGGACAATCAAAGTATACTTTCACAATTAAAGAATATTTATGGTGCTTTGGGAGATAATGAAAACTTCTTACGCCTTAAAAAGCTTACCGGAGAGTAA